In Limosilactobacillus sp. WILCCON 0051, a single window of DNA contains:
- a CDS encoding FGGY family carbohydrate kinase: MDYLIGVNIGTTCTKAVLYDQDFNALASASRLHHLFRDEPEMLEEDPDEIFETVVDTLHEVVGQADLNNGTLRGVSFSSMMHSLIGLNRVNKPLTRVLTWGDNRAAKYAAEMKQNGEGLKIYQRTGTPTHPMALPYKLIWLKNEHPEIFERTTCWLGIKDYVFWRLFGVLKTDISSASASGLLNLKELDWDKETLKLIGISADQLPQLASPYEQVRGLRSQIATKIGLPMDTPFILGAADGPMDNLGVGALDQGTTAITIGDTSGAVRVITDQPRFDIEGRLFCYALDEEHWVVGGPINAGNTVFSWAGDKLFAPEKQLANMMHEESLDVVAKIAKTIPAGSDGLIFHPFLNGERAPMWNANARGSFFGLTPHHTRAHMARAVLEGTVYELYAISLTLETVVGEPRQIMATGNFARFGLWRQILADVFQSPVAIPQEQDSRTLAAVVMGMKSLGMIKKIDVIKEHLKKAATCQPDPATYDIYQSLVPIYVQLSSDLQQEYNAIADFQHKYCHFN, from the coding sequence ATGGATTACTTGATCGGCGTAAACATCGGTACCACCTGCACCAAGGCGGTTTTATATGACCAGGACTTTAATGCGTTGGCTAGCGCGTCTCGTTTACATCATCTATTCCGCGATGAGCCGGAGATGTTAGAAGAAGACCCAGACGAAATCTTTGAGACGGTCGTTGATACGCTGCACGAGGTCGTTGGCCAGGCAGATCTAAACAATGGCACGCTGCGGGGCGTCTCTTTCTCAAGCATGATGCACAGTCTGATTGGTTTAAACCGCGTCAACAAGCCACTGACGCGCGTATTGACCTGGGGCGACAATCGTGCAGCCAAGTATGCGGCCGAAATGAAGCAAAACGGCGAAGGACTAAAGATCTATCAGCGTACGGGCACGCCAACTCATCCCATGGCCCTGCCATATAAGCTGATCTGGCTTAAAAATGAGCATCCTGAGATTTTTGAGCGCACGACCTGCTGGCTGGGCATCAAAGACTATGTGTTCTGGCGGCTGTTTGGCGTTTTGAAAACCGATATCTCATCAGCCAGTGCTTCAGGTCTGTTAAATCTAAAAGAGCTTGATTGGGACAAGGAAACCCTCAAGCTGATTGGCATTTCAGCCGACCAACTGCCGCAGCTGGCCAGTCCATATGAACAGGTACGGGGACTGCGCAGCCAGATTGCCACTAAGATCGGTCTGCCAATGGATACGCCATTTATCCTGGGCGCAGCTGACGGACCAATGGATAATCTGGGAGTTGGCGCCCTGGATCAGGGAACCACGGCTATTACGATTGGCGATACTTCCGGCGCGGTCCGGGTAATTACTGATCAGCCGCGCTTTGACATCGAAGGGCGTTTGTTCTGCTATGCCCTGGATGAGGAGCACTGGGTCGTTGGTGGTCCGATCAATGCCGGCAATACGGTGTTCAGCTGGGCTGGCGACAAACTGTTTGCTCCAGAAAAGCAGCTGGCCAACATGATGCATGAAGAAAGTCTGGATGTCGTGGCCAAGATTGCTAAAACGATTCCTGCTGGCTCAGACGGTCTGATCTTTCATCCTTTCTTAAACGGCGAGCGGGCCCCAATGTGGAATGCCAACGCCCGGGGATCGTTCTTTGGCTTGACGCCGCACCACACTCGGGCACACATGGCACGGGCCGTTTTGGAGGGAACCGTCTATGAGCTTTATGCAATCAGTCTAACCTTGGAAACGGTCGTCGGCGAACCACGGCAGATCATGGCAACTGGTAATTTTGCCCGGTTTGGCCTGTGGCGGCAAATCCTGGCCGATGTCTTTCAAAGTCCCGTGGCCATTCCGCAAGAACAGGACAGCCGAACCTTGGCCGCCGTTGTCATGGGCATGAAGAGTCTGGGAATGATCAAGAAAATCGATGTCATCAAAGAACACCTTAAAAAAGCCGCAACCTGCCAGCCAGATCCGGCCACCTATGACATCTATCAATCGCTGGTGCCAATCTATGTACAGCTCAGCAGCGATCTGCAGCAGGAATACAATGCAATCGCCGACTTTCAGCATAAGTACTGTCATTTTAACTAG
- a CDS encoding glycosyltransferase family 2 protein, with amino-acid sequence MISEIMMVVTLVSIWLSLLMSIITLSGATSFWFKHSRIRADVLPLKRYPMITLVVPAHNEEIVIAQTAKAILELNYPQDKVELLLYADNCTDDTLKEMHRLIAQPRYFGRNVKIINRHGTGGKAGVLNDALKIAHGEYIGVYDADAIPERNALYFLVQKALEDPERYVAVFGRNKTRNAQQNFLTRCINQEIVVTQRIQHCGIWHMFKIGRIPGTNFIIQTRFVKSIGGWRNGALTEDTDISFKIMQQNRLIALAYNSEAFQQEPETVHDYYFQRLRWAKGNYQVVIHNFRHLFDRSNWRVKLETFYYSCTFFWFNAAIVLSDVIFFANVVTLLLRMVVPSLTVPFTFGESNILIAQLLLFNWLLMINLYVLQISIAMSTQFGQATTSQLWLALASYFTYSQLFIVVSVHAVISVTLDAILHRNGNVWVKTKRFDD; translated from the coding sequence ATGATCAGTGAAATAATGATGGTCGTGACGCTGGTGTCAATCTGGCTTTCACTGTTGATGTCGATCATTACGCTGAGCGGGGCAACCAGTTTTTGGTTCAAGCACAGCCGGATTCGCGCTGATGTCTTGCCATTGAAACGCTATCCCATGATCACCCTGGTCGTGCCGGCTCATAATGAAGAAATCGTGATTGCCCAGACTGCCAAGGCGATTTTGGAGCTCAACTACCCGCAAGACAAGGTCGAGCTGCTGCTGTACGCCGATAACTGTACTGACGATACGCTAAAAGAGATGCACCGCTTGATTGCGCAGCCCCGCTATTTTGGCCGCAACGTCAAGATCATCAATCGTCATGGCACGGGCGGCAAGGCAGGGGTGCTCAACGATGCCCTAAAGATCGCGCATGGCGAATATATTGGCGTTTACGACGCGGATGCCATTCCTGAACGCAATGCCTTGTATTTTCTGGTGCAAAAAGCGTTGGAGGATCCTGAACGCTATGTGGCGGTATTTGGTCGTAACAAAACGCGAAATGCACAGCAGAACTTTCTGACGCGCTGTATTAATCAAGAAATCGTCGTAACTCAGCGAATCCAGCATTGCGGCATCTGGCACATGTTTAAGATTGGCCGGATTCCGGGAACCAATTTCATCATTCAGACCAGATTCGTCAAATCAATTGGCGGCTGGCGCAATGGGGCATTGACGGAAGATACCGATATCTCGTTTAAGATCATGCAGCAGAACCGTTTGATTGCATTGGCCTATAACTCAGAGGCCTTTCAACAGGAGCCTGAGACGGTACATGACTACTATTTTCAGCGATTGCGCTGGGCCAAGGGCAACTATCAAGTGGTGATCCATAATTTTAGACATCTGTTTGACCGCAGCAACTGGCGCGTTAAGCTGGAGACGTTTTATTACTCATGTACGTTCTTTTGGTTTAACGCGGCGATCGTTTTATCAGACGTGATCTTTTTTGCCAACGTGGTCACGCTGCTTTTGCGAATGGTAGTACCGAGTCTGACGGTGCCGTTTACTTTTGGCGAAAGCAACATCCTAATTGCGCAGCTGCTTTTGTTCAACTGGCTTTTGATGATCAACCTGTACGTTTTGCAGATCAGCATTGCCATGTCGACGCAGTTTGGCCAGGCGACTACCAGTCAGCTTTGGCTTGCTTTGGCCTCTTACTTTACCTATTCGCAGCTGTTTATCGTCGTTTCCGTTCACGCGGTCATCTCGGTAACTTTGGATGCGATCCTGCACCGTAACGGCAACGTCTGGGTAAAGACCAAGCGTTTTGATGATTGA
- a CDS encoding PLP-dependent aminotransferase family protein, with protein MVQFSKRVPADGTDAVGAILAAAADPSVISFAGGLPAPELFPVAEMKKAVDTVFDEHGREAMQYGASRGVTELRELITKRVKEREGIDSKVENVMVTTGSEQVLDLVGKAFIDEGDEVLVEDPTYLCALDVYRSYGAKFVSVPQDDQGLRVDALEEALKNHPKAKLLYTVSNFQNPTGKTMPVDRRKKVAELAAKYDVMVLEDNPYGDIRFEGEHVPAIKAFDTTDHVLYMSTFSKILAPGFRLGWVLGDPKVIDKLTVLKQSTDLHTDQLAQWAVVEFFAQNDINKHVDQISALYGKRKDLMIEGMKKYFPEGVKYTNPEGGMFLWVKVPGVTDTVELFKKCLKEKVAFVPGDPFFAGKPEPGTFRLNYSNMQEDKIEEGLKRLGKALSDAVNENK; from the coding sequence ATGGTTCAATTTTCAAAACGGGTTCCTGCAGATGGTACGGACGCAGTTGGTGCAATCCTGGCAGCAGCGGCTGATCCATCAGTAATTTCATTTGCCGGGGGCCTGCCAGCGCCAGAACTGTTCCCCGTCGCAGAAATGAAAAAAGCGGTCGATACGGTTTTTGACGAACACGGCCGCGAAGCCATGCAATATGGTGCATCGCGCGGGGTAACGGAACTGCGCGAACTGATTACCAAGCGCGTTAAGGAACGTGAAGGCATTGATTCAAAAGTAGAAAACGTCATGGTAACGACTGGTTCTGAACAAGTGCTGGATCTGGTCGGCAAGGCATTTATTGATGAAGGCGATGAAGTCTTGGTAGAGGATCCAACCTACCTTTGTGCGCTGGATGTCTACCGTTCCTATGGCGCCAAGTTTGTCTCCGTTCCTCAAGATGACCAGGGACTGCGTGTCGATGCCCTGGAAGAAGCCTTGAAGAACCACCCAAAGGCCAAGCTGCTTTACACGGTTTCCAACTTCCAAAACCCAACTGGCAAGACGATGCCGGTTGATCGCCGTAAGAAGGTTGCCGAACTGGCAGCTAAATACGACGTCATGGTGCTGGAAGACAACCCATACGGCGATATTCGCTTTGAAGGTGAACACGTACCAGCTATCAAGGCATTTGACACGACTGACCATGTTTTGTACATGAGCACGTTCTCCAAGATCCTGGCCCCAGGTTTCCGTTTAGGCTGGGTTCTGGGTGATCCGAAAGTTATCGACAAGCTGACGGTTCTGAAACAGTCAACCGACCTGCACACTGATCAGCTTGCACAATGGGCCGTTGTTGAATTCTTTGCGCAAAACGATATCAACAAGCACGTTGACCAAATCAGTGCTCTGTATGGCAAGCGCAAGGACTTGATGATTGAAGGCATGAAGAAGTACTTCCCAGAAGGTGTCAAGTACACGAATCCAGAAGGTGGAATGTTCCTTTGGGTTAAGGTTCCCGGGGTTACGGATACGGTTGAGCTGTTCAAGAAGTGCTTAAAGGAAAAGGTTGCCTTCGTGCCCGGCGATCCATTCTTTGCCGGTAAGCCAGAACCCGGCACCTTCCGTCTGAACTACTCCAACATGCAGGAAGACAAGATCGAAGAAGGTTTGAAGCGTCTGGGAAAGGCCTTGTCCGATGCCGTTAATGAAAACAAGTAA
- a CDS encoding DUF454 family protein, with protein sequence MLIILEKIGWGMLALTGFVGGIIGLALPVIPQVPFFLLALFALSKLSPRFHRWLTSRHWYQRMVVPVLEKFHAKRQTKKRVLIKAEQD encoded by the coding sequence ATGCTGATCATTTTGGAGAAAATTGGCTGGGGAATGCTGGCACTGACTGGTTTTGTCGGTGGCATTATTGGGTTGGCACTGCCCGTAATCCCTCAGGTACCATTTTTCCTGCTGGCGCTGTTTGCGCTCTCTAAACTGTCGCCCCGCTTCCATCGCTGGCTTACGAGTCGCCACTGGTATCAGCGCATGGTCGTTCCGGTATTGGAAAAGTTCCATGCCAAGCGCCAAACCAAAAAGCGCGTGCTGATCAAAGCGGAACAAGACTAA
- a CDS encoding alpha/beta hydrolase produces MLNKKQLVIKIVLKRLWYLIFGIIVIAMAVQLYLLKGTPSQPLNMHRLRSDVSYTDTPTLLIPGQGGNTITFNTFIKRAQNENIAQSAMVVRVSPTGQVRVKGSLKGQKNPLIQILYDWNYNVSFKPQMHQLTQVLIVLHQRYHVKRLNIVAHSYGGTEFLHAYLSNHKLQKEIAFQKIVLLGVPVEESFGTNTKYTAWLFKKSRDAEFKQLLRQVKKARFANNETVYNIMGKEADQKTDGEVPNIQSQMMATLFKNTSVKYVQRWYPKTTHRQLHEKKAILDYVMQTLWGK; encoded by the coding sequence ATGCTGAATAAAAAGCAGCTGGTGATCAAGATAGTCTTAAAACGGTTGTGGTACCTGATTTTTGGCATTATCGTAATTGCGATGGCCGTTCAGCTTTATTTATTGAAGGGAACGCCCAGCCAGCCCTTGAATATGCATCGGCTGCGCTCTGATGTCAGCTATACCGATACGCCGACGCTTTTGATCCCGGGACAGGGCGGCAATACGATTACCTTTAATACGTTTATCAAGCGCGCTCAAAATGAAAATATCGCGCAAAGTGCCATGGTCGTGCGCGTCTCGCCGACTGGTCAGGTGCGCGTCAAGGGTAGTCTCAAAGGTCAGAAAAATCCGCTGATTCAGATTCTGTATGACTGGAATTATAACGTTTCGTTCAAACCGCAGATGCATCAGCTGACGCAGGTCTTGATCGTTTTGCATCAGCGCTATCACGTCAAGCGTTTGAATATCGTCGCGCATTCTTATGGCGGAACGGAATTTCTCCACGCCTATCTAAGCAATCATAAGCTGCAAAAAGAAATCGCGTTTCAAAAAATCGTGCTGCTGGGCGTGCCGGTAGAAGAAAGCTTTGGTACCAATACCAAGTATACGGCCTGGCTGTTTAAAAAGTCGCGGGACGCAGAATTCAAGCAGCTGCTGCGACAGGTAAAAAAGGCACGGTTTGCTAACAATGAAACGGTCTACAACATTATGGGCAAAGAGGCTGATCAAAAGACGGATGGCGAGGTTCCCAACATCCAGTCGCAAATGATGGCAACGCTGTTTAAGAACACCTCGGTCAAATACGTACAGCGCTGGTATCCCAAAACCACTCATCGTCAGCTGCATGAAAAAAAGGCGATCCTGGATTACGTCATGCAGACACTTTGGGGAAAGTAG
- a CDS encoding IS3 family transposase: MTKISIETKIKAIEEYCTTASSLRGIARKYGIAKLDFQICVGIYARFGKEKLLNPPTVTGDFRLNLVKWKQQNRASIPETCIHFGFRSSGSVYQWERQYNEHGAPALLKLRPGRKSKHELKSRERDSTFKKTESASPKRELILKDSTRCLKKIGSLEKASKKELAQVIYDLKAKYRLKDLIEALPISMSTYQYWQAKFEHPNEAEEELKSVIKGLFEYFEGDYGVRRLSAQVRDYYRIINRPLPNHKRIYRLMREMGLQCTKYSKRRRKYDSSKGPSGKKAKNVIRRRFMSNRKYQKMVCDITELKAKDGSKVYLEIVKDLATNQILTWEIGTHPTLEFSLKPLRKLIDLLPHTGYQLTLHTDQGWQYQHRAWRVLLKHGRIRQSMSHRATCLDNAACETVFSKLKAEIKPDTDYANQEDLTQAIEEWIDYYNHRRIQTKLGNLTPLQYEARLVA; encoded by the coding sequence ATGACCAAAATCAGCATAGAGACTAAGATCAAGGCAATTGAAGAGTACTGTACAACGGCAAGTTCACTGCGGGGGATCGCTCGCAAATACGGGATTGCAAAGCTTGACTTTCAAATCTGCGTGGGTATTTATGCACGTTTCGGCAAGGAAAAACTATTGAATCCACCAACCGTAACTGGGGATTTCCGCTTAAATCTGGTAAAGTGGAAACAACAAAACCGAGCTTCCATTCCAGAGACCTGTATCCACTTTGGCTTTCGTTCATCAGGCTCTGTCTATCAATGGGAGCGTCAGTACAACGAACATGGAGCACCGGCCCTCTTAAAACTACGACCAGGAAGGAAATCAAAACATGAGCTCAAATCACGAGAAAGAGATTCAACGTTTAAAAAAACAGAATCAGCTTCTCCAAAAAGAGAACTTATCCTTAAAGATTCAACTCGATGCCTCAAAAAAATTGGCAGCCTTGAGAAAGCATCCAAAAAAGAACTTGCCCAAGTAATTTATGACCTCAAGGCAAAATATCGTTTGAAAGACCTGATTGAAGCACTGCCAATCTCTATGTCAACTTACCAGTATTGGCAGGCCAAATTTGAACACCCTAATGAAGCCGAAGAAGAGCTTAAATCCGTCATCAAGGGCCTGTTTGAATATTTTGAAGGCGACTATGGCGTTCGTCGACTGAGCGCGCAGGTGCGTGACTACTACCGAATTATTAATCGTCCACTGCCCAATCACAAGCGAATTTACCGCTTGATGCGTGAGATGGGCCTTCAATGTACGAAATACAGCAAACGCCGCCGCAAGTACGATTCTTCCAAAGGTCCGTCGGGTAAGAAGGCTAAAAACGTAATCCGTCGTCGCTTTATGAGCAATCGCAAATATCAAAAGATGGTCTGCGACATTACTGAATTGAAGGCTAAGGACGGCAGTAAGGTTTATCTGGAAATTGTCAAGGATCTGGCAACCAACCAGATTCTGACTTGGGAAATCGGGACGCATCCAACCCTGGAATTCAGCCTTAAGCCTTTGCGCAAGCTAATCGATCTTTTACCGCACACTGGGTATCAATTAACTCTGCATACAGATCAAGGCTGGCAGTATCAGCATCGTGCCTGGCGAGTCTTATTAAAGCATGGTCGGATTCGTCAAAGCATGTCCCATCGAGCAACGTGTCTGGATAACGCCGCCTGCGAGACCGTCTTTAGCAAACTTAAAGCAGAGATCAAGCCGGACACTGATTATGCCAATCAAGAAGACTTAACTCAAGCCATTGAAGAGTGGATTGACTACTACAACCACCGCCGGATACAAACAAAATTAGGCAACCTGACCCCACTTCAATATGAAGCACGGCTAGTTGCCTAA
- a CDS encoding helix-turn-helix domain-containing protein produces MPEILNIGENIRAFRRSLGITQEKLAEESGLSVNFISRLERTSDQNVSIKTLNKIAHAMQISTAQLVEDSQRDRETSLSVNQLIYQLKSMDPQQADKAAYAILQLIDAIKDTQ; encoded by the coding sequence GTGCCGGAAATTTTAAATATAGGCGAGAATATCAGAGCCTTCCGTAGAAGCCTCGGGATAACACAAGAAAAACTTGCTGAAGAAAGCGGTTTGTCTGTCAATTTCATCTCACGACTAGAGAGAACAAGTGATCAAAACGTCAGCATCAAAACGCTTAACAAGATTGCCCACGCCATGCAAATCTCAACTGCACAATTGGTCGAGGACAGTCAGCGTGACCGCGAAACCTCTCTTTCAGTTAATCAGTTAATCTACCAGCTAAAATCGATGGATCCACAGCAGGCTGATAAAGCAGCCTATGCGATTTTACAGTTGATTGACGCGATTAAAGACACACAGTAA
- a CDS encoding ATP-binding protein: protein MSTTTQNSASQRRRVHYVFNNQEVPRLTIRQLFDTRRFSRLTAVTGELDADFFNQHLSDFIQVEIALGAPEQTTPQTADETATKGALTNALLAAANKQPARLFEALSGQNQLNVLNGLYTVEQAPVQAIHSRFYLLSDDTGAQTRVILGSINLTAASFDEHHNQLEEVLVFDNSPLYTNFMQRFKNDLKPVLKNYFSTELLSAAQKQLDAMKKDQKAGKDVGNVIILGNETTDQIAIADMTELISHDVQQQIDRGIVGQEITKAMRDITTDRALVKDELERSIHQQDAIFNLQKDSVSPRAAKPTLKTREKIYKRVRQTLMTDMTPQERSAEKKYTTFLYDRPMERNLANDNSGLYVPNDAGTYPIPFGKLATISEIRDGLKSIDAVMQGYAKYVVDYTPDYGRRFYEAILYSFTAPFLWEIRSKASLNPEDGNDVPNFLVLGATAGSGKSTLLRIINQLTWNTDRSLIDFGTIYPTETPQKKLKTVQALEHYMKTGSTYPVLVDEIEPYFFQQDQYSRHLIVDTMNDLVNHPHAVAPLIGTTNYDSGFTMLRETARRTYYLQIDKVIDEAQKGEANKYIYNVRQTLNNTLFKDFVVRMATLLSDDETPWRTFDKQTGRLDFLANTRKLFKEYYEMADLPLPDFFADAICDDFRESARSRWAKLYLTQTEDFKHYADKHSLLFDISKLNTFNGFSADSIEEYRNALPVEICVDGINGKRGKFMEIKEDAFFKWIGEPDPYLEDDDFAKETATEPERSAAAEPPRKKKGFWARLFG from the coding sequence ATGAGTACGACGACGCAAAATTCGGCCAGTCAAAGACGACGGGTCCACTACGTTTTTAATAATCAAGAGGTGCCACGCTTGACGATTCGTCAGCTGTTTGACACCCGCCGCTTCAGTCGCTTGACAGCGGTTACCGGAGAGCTGGATGCCGACTTTTTTAATCAGCATCTCAGCGACTTTATCCAAGTTGAGATTGCCCTGGGCGCCCCAGAACAGACAACGCCGCAGACTGCGGATGAGACGGCCACTAAAGGTGCTTTGACGAATGCACTGCTGGCCGCCGCCAATAAGCAGCCGGCGCGTTTGTTTGAGGCCTTGAGCGGGCAGAATCAGCTGAACGTGCTGAATGGCCTGTACACGGTTGAGCAGGCTCCCGTACAGGCCATTCATTCGCGCTTTTATCTGCTTAGCGATGATACCGGCGCTCAGACGCGGGTAATCCTGGGTAGCATCAACCTAACCGCGGCTTCTTTTGATGAGCATCATAATCAGCTTGAAGAAGTACTGGTGTTTGATAATAGTCCTTTATACACTAATTTTATGCAACGGTTTAAGAATGATCTTAAACCAGTCTTAAAAAATTATTTTTCTACTGAGCTGCTCAGTGCCGCGCAAAAACAGCTGGATGCCATGAAAAAGGATCAAAAAGCCGGTAAGGACGTCGGCAACGTGATCATTCTTGGCAATGAGACGACTGACCAGATCGCGATTGCTGATATGACTGAGCTGATTTCGCATGACGTCCAGCAGCAGATCGATCGGGGAATCGTTGGCCAGGAGATTACCAAGGCCATGCGCGATATTACGACTGATCGGGCCTTGGTAAAAGATGAGCTGGAGCGTTCGATTCATCAACAGGATGCCATCTTCAACCTGCAAAAAGACTCGGTTTCGCCACGCGCGGCCAAGCCAACGCTTAAGACGCGCGAAAAGATCTATAAACGAGTGCGGCAGACGTTGATGACTGACATGACGCCGCAGGAACGCTCGGCCGAGAAAAAATACACCACGTTTTTGTATGATCGGCCAATGGAGCGGAATCTGGCCAATGACAACAGCGGCCTGTACGTGCCAAACGATGCAGGAACCTACCCAATTCCATTTGGCAAGCTGGCCACCATCAGTGAGATCCGCGACGGCTTAAAGAGCATTGATGCCGTTATGCAGGGTTATGCCAAGTACGTGGTCGACTACACGCCTGATTATGGCCGACGCTTTTATGAGGCTATTTTATACAGCTTTACGGCGCCATTTTTATGGGAGATCCGTTCCAAGGCCAGTCTCAATCCGGAAGACGGCAATGACGTTCCCAACTTTTTGGTATTGGGGGCTACGGCAGGCTCAGGCAAGTCAACGCTGCTTAGAATCATCAATCAGCTGACCTGGAATACGGACCGCTCGTTGATTGACTTTGGCACGATCTATCCAACCGAGACGCCGCAAAAGAAGCTGAAGACGGTTCAGGCTTTAGAGCACTATATGAAGACTGGCAGTACCTACCCAGTCTTGGTTGATGAGATTGAACCCTACTTCTTCCAGCAGGATCAATACAGTCGGCACTTGATCGTTGACACCATGAATGATCTGGTCAACCATCCACATGCCGTGGCGCCTTTGATTGGTACGACCAATTATGACTCCGGGTTCACCATGCTGCGAGAAACGGCGCGCCGGACCTACTATCTGCAGATCGACAAGGTGATTGACGAGGCGCAAAAAGGCGAGGCCAATAAATATATCTACAACGTCCGGCAGACTCTAAACAACACGCTCTTTAAGGATTTTGTCGTTCGAATGGCTACCCTGCTCAGTGACGACGAGACGCCATGGCGGACTTTTGATAAACAGACGGGGCGGTTGGACTTTTTGGCCAATACGCGCAAGCTTTTCAAAGAATATTATGAGATGGCGGATCTGCCATTGCCTGATTTCTTTGCCGATGCCATCTGCGACGATTTTCGCGAAAGCGCGCGGAGTCGGTGGGCCAAGCTGTATCTGACGCAGACTGAGGACTTTAAGCACTATGCCGATAAGCACAGTCTGCTGTTTGACATCTCTAAGCTCAATACCTTTAACGGCTTCAGTGCCGATAGTATTGAAGAGTACCGCAATGCGCTGCCGGTTGAGATCTGTGTCGATGGCATCAACGGCAAGCGCGGCAAGTTTATGGAGATCAAAGAGGATGCCTTTTTCAAGTGGATTGGCGAGCCCGATCCCTATCTTGAAGATGACGACTTTGCCAAGGAAACAGCAACAGAGCCAGAACGTTCAGCAGCTGCCGAACCGCCAAGAAAAAAGAAAGGCTTTTGGGCTCGACTGTTTGGCTAG
- a CDS encoding glycosyl hydrolase family 8 gives MKLNKYTWIFVGLIAAVYLGTLLWVRLTNPVYLQQNMYRTWEKSYVMHPRANQSFVNTSTNNNHQKPVALSESQGYGMWITIMAAKKGWASRQDFDRFVNYWLAHRDYVGDQHQTPTYLMSWRQCYNRHHQWVADVNSATDGDVYIDMALAQAAKQWPSKADYYRSLAKKLSRDILAYEYNPQTRALTVGDWVTKDSSYWRLMRTSDVMPFMFKTLAETTGDSRWQTVNNAMLDRLIDLSRQHQTGLVPDFAWITRNSAKPVKPKTISTKQDGSYDFNACRVPMMMAASDDPRAQKILRKMLRFFSHQQYVTAGYSLSGKRLVKYQSASFSAPIFFAVSHHRGEGFDNLFDSQKYIFSRPLTRKNYYDATLTVIAALEGLN, from the coding sequence ATGAAGCTCAATAAATATACCTGGATCTTCGTAGGCCTGATTGCCGCGGTTTATCTGGGAACCTTGCTGTGGGTGCGGCTGACCAATCCAGTCTATCTGCAGCAGAACATGTATCGGACCTGGGAAAAAAGCTATGTCATGCATCCCAGAGCCAATCAGTCGTTTGTCAATACCAGTACGAACAACAACCATCAAAAGCCAGTCGCATTGTCCGAATCGCAGGGCTATGGCATGTGGATTACGATTATGGCCGCTAAAAAAGGCTGGGCGAGTCGGCAGGATTTTGATCGCTTTGTGAACTATTGGCTGGCGCATCGTGATTATGTTGGCGATCAGCACCAGACGCCGACGTATCTGATGTCTTGGCGGCAGTGCTATAACCGGCATCATCAGTGGGTGGCTGACGTCAACAGTGCAACCGATGGCGATGTGTATATCGATATGGCATTGGCGCAGGCTGCCAAACAGTGGCCGTCAAAAGCAGACTATTATCGCAGCCTGGCCAAGAAATTGAGCCGCGACATTCTGGCCTATGAGTATAATCCACAGACCAGGGCGTTGACGGTTGGCGACTGGGTGACCAAAGACTCGTCATATTGGCGGCTGATGCGCACTTCTGACGTGATGCCGTTCATGTTTAAGACCTTGGCTGAGACAACGGGCGACTCGCGCTGGCAGACCGTCAACAATGCAATGCTGGATCGGCTGATTGACTTGAGCCGCCAGCATCAGACCGGTTTGGTACCGGATTTTGCCTGGATCACCCGAAATTCTGCCAAGCCGGTCAAGCCCAAGACGATTTCTACCAAACAGGATGGCAGCTATGATTTTAATGCTTGTCGGGTGCCAATGATGATGGCTGCTTCTGATGATCCGCGCGCTCAAAAAATATTAAGGAAGATGCTGCGTTTCTTCAGTCATCAGCAATATGTCACGGCCGGCTACTCGTTAAGCGGCAAACGCCTGGTTAAGTATCAGTCGGCCAGCTTTTCGGCACCGATCTTTTTTGCCGTCAGTCATCATCGTGGCGAAGGCTTTGACAATCTGTTTGACAGTCAAAAGTACATCTTCAGCCGCCCTCTGACGCGCAAGAACTATTATGACGCGACGCTTACGGTGATCGCGGCTTTGGAAGGACTGAACTAA